In a genomic window of Chaetodon trifascialis isolate fChaTrf1 chromosome 8, fChaTrf1.hap1, whole genome shotgun sequence:
- the icmt gene encoding protein-S-isoprenylcysteine O-methyltransferase produces the protein MAGSKLVLEGRISINAFVLGLSVVLIPLIRTWFGHIDWVFDHLTETPGKTAICVHIAVINGLLLIIYRGPLYKVAVRACFLGVTFGCGLIISFSETTWTHFGWYMCSLSFFHYSEYLVTAIINPRSLSLDSFLLNHSVEYTLAAVSSWVEFTVEKLTVPGLKQLNWLSFVGLLMVLCGEGLRKAAMLTAGSNFNHIVQNEKAQSHVLVTSGVYSYFRHPSYVGWFYWSTGTQVMLCNPVCILGYTIASWRFFRERIEEEELSLIHFFAEDYVEYKKKVPTGLPFISGIRVN, from the exons ATGGCAGGTAGTAAGTTGGTGCTAGAAGGAAGAATAAGTATAAACGCTTTTGTATTAGGGCTTAGCGTGGTTTTAATCCCATTGATCAGAACCTGGTTTGGACATATTGACTGGGTGTTTGATCATCTGACGGAAACTCCGGGGAAAACAGCGATTTGTGTCCATATTGCAGTTATCAACGGCCTCTTGCTAATCATATACAGGGGACCTCTATACAAG GTTGCTGTGAGAGCCTGTTTTCTGGGAGTTACTTTTGGCTGTGGCCTAATTATAAGCTTCTCTGAGACCACCTGGACCCATTTTGGCTG GTACATGTGCTCCCTGTCATTTTTCCATTACTCTGAGTACCTGGTAACAGCCATCATCAACCCTCGCAGCCTGTCACTGGATTCGTTCCTGCTCAACCACAGTGTGGAGTACACCCTGGCTGCTGTGTCGTCATGGGTGGAGTTCACAGTGGAGAAGCTGACAGTTCCAG GACTAAAACAGTTGAACTGGTTGAGCTTTGTGGGTCTGCTCATGGTACTGTGTGGTGAGGGCCTGCGTAAGGCGGCCATGTTGACGGCAGGCTCCAACTTCAACCACATTGTCCAGAATGAGAAGGCCCAGAGCCATGTGCTGGTCACCAGCGGGGTCTACTCCTACTTCAGACACCCCTCTTATGTGGGCTGGTTCTACTGGAGCACAGGAACACAG GTCATGTTGTGTAACCCGGTGTGTATATTGGGCTACACGATAGCCAGCTGGCGATTCTTCCGGGAGCGGATTGAAGAGGAGGAGCTCTCCCTCATCCATTTCTTTGCTGAGGATTATGTGGAGTACAAGAAGAAGGTCCCCACTGGGCTGCCCTTTATCTCAGGCATCCGTGTCAACTAG